The genomic interval TATCTGGCGAAAATCTATGACAGTCTAACGGAAGGGGCTCAAGTTAAGATGCGCGTCCCCCCGCGAAGGCGGGGGCGACGGCTATTCCTGATCGGAAACGGCCAGCCCGTTCCTGAGCATCACCGGCACCTGGCTCAGCGTGAAGAGGAAGGAGAGGGCGGTGACGCCCCAGACCTTGATCGTCAGCCACAGGTCGAAGCTCATCTGCTTCGCCTGAATCAGCTCATACATCACATGGTTCGCGATGCCGAGCGCGCCGAAGAACAGCCCCCAGTTGCGCGAGAGCAGCAGCCAGCCCCGTTCGGTCAGCCCCTCGAGCGCCGACTGGAGCAGATATTTGAGCATCGGCCGCTTGAACCAGTATCCGCCGAGCAGCAGCACCGCGAAGGTGGCGTAGATGATCGTCGGTTTCATCACGATGAAACGCTCGTCGTGGAACCAGATCGTCAGCGCGCCGAAGCCGAGGACGAGGATGCTCGACATCCACAGCATCGGCGAAATCTTGCCGAGCTTCCACTTCGACACCGCCATCGCGATGACGATTGCGACCATGAAGGCGATCGTGCCCTTGATCGCGGCGGTCGTCGCCGCGAAGGCGCCTTCGCCGCCCGACGAATATTTATAGGCGAGAAAGAAGACGAGCAGCGGGCCGAAATCGATCACGAAATTGAGCCAGCCATGCTTGGCCGGCGGCGGCGCCGGGACCGGCTCGGGGCCGCTAGGGAGGACGTCGCTCATCGGATATTTCCTGCAATAATGCCTGCGATCTCGTCCGCATCGAACGGGCGAAGGTCCTCCATCGTCTCGCCGATGCCGATCGCGTGGATGGGAAGGCCGTGG from uncultured Sphingopyxis sp. carries:
- a CDS encoding inner membrane-spanning protein YciB, which encodes MSDVLPSGPEPVPAPPPAKHGWLNFVIDFGPLLVFFLAYKYSSGGEGAFAATTAAIKGTIAFMVAIVIAMAVSKWKLGKISPMLWMSSILVLGFGALTIWFHDERFIVMKPTIIYATFAVLLLGGYWFKRPMLKYLLQSALEGLTERGWLLLSRNWGLFFGALGIANHVMYELIQAKQMSFDLWLTIKVWGVTALSFLFTLSQVPVMLRNGLAVSDQE